A stretch of Shewanella dokdonensis DNA encodes these proteins:
- a CDS encoding ArsJ-associated glyceraldehyde-3-phosphate dehydrogenase, whose product MTIRVGINGFGRIGRLVLRAAWEWPELEFVQINDPAGSAATLAHLLEFDSVHGRWRRQISANGEQLQIDGKVIAVSANKAIADGDWSGCDVVIEASGKMRSKALLQAYLQQGVKRVVVTAPVKEEGVLNVVMGVNQQLFDPALHPIVTAASCTTNCLAPVVKVIHEKLGIRHGSMTTIHDLTNTQTILDAPHKDLRRARACGESLIPTTTGSATAITHIFPELKGKLNGHAVRIPLANASLTDCVFELQRPTTEAEVNRLLREAADGELKGILGYEERPLVSVDYRTDPRSSIIDALSTMVINGTQLKLYCWYDNEWGYANRTAELAVLVGQADSGVAH is encoded by the coding sequence ATGACGATCCGTGTAGGCATCAATGGCTTTGGCCGTATTGGTCGACTGGTATTACGTGCTGCCTGGGAATGGCCAGAACTGGAGTTTGTGCAGATCAACGATCCGGCTGGTAGTGCTGCCACCCTGGCGCATTTGCTGGAGTTTGATTCGGTGCACGGTCGCTGGCGGCGACAGATTAGCGCCAACGGCGAACAGTTACAGATTGATGGTAAAGTGATTGCGGTGAGCGCCAACAAGGCCATTGCCGATGGCGACTGGTCCGGCTGCGATGTGGTGATTGAAGCTTCTGGCAAAATGCGCAGTAAGGCGCTGCTGCAAGCTTATTTGCAACAAGGGGTGAAACGGGTCGTGGTTACTGCACCCGTCAAAGAGGAAGGTGTACTCAATGTGGTGATGGGGGTGAACCAGCAGTTATTTGATCCGGCATTGCACCCCATTGTCACGGCTGCTTCCTGTACCACTAACTGTCTGGCACCGGTAGTGAAAGTGATCCACGAAAAACTGGGGATCCGCCATGGCTCAATGACCACCATTCATGATTTAACCAATACCCAGACGATTCTTGATGCGCCGCATAAAGACTTGCGCCGTGCCCGTGCGTGTGGTGAGAGTCTGATCCCGACCACTACTGGCAGCGCCACGGCGATTACCCATATCTTCCCGGAACTCAAGGGCAAGCTGAATGGTCATGCGGTGAGGATCCCGCTAGCCAACGCCTCGTTGACCGATTGTGTGTTTGAACTGCAACGGCCAACGACTGAAGCTGAGGTGAATCGGTTACTGCGTGAAGCTGCGGACGGCGAACTGAAAGGCATTCTCGGTTATGAAGAACGGCCGTTGGTGTCAGTGGACTATCGTACCGATCCACGCTCCAGCATCATTGATGCCTTGTCGACTATGGTGATCAACGGTACCCAGTTGAAGTTGTATTGCTGGTACGACAATGAATGGGGCTATGCCAATCGTACCGCCGAACTGGCAGTGCTGGTCGGTCAGGCCGACAGTGGAGTCGCTCATTAA
- a CDS encoding alanine/glycine:cation symporter family protein yields MEVIVSLVNQINSLVWGVPMLVMILGVGLFLSVGLKLMPVLKLGTGFKLLWSGRIPEKDADVKGQISPFNALMTSLSATIGTGNIAGVATAIAVGGPGALFWMWCTALVGMATKFSEAVLAVKYREEDEHGNHIGGPMYYIKNGLGSKWTWLGTLFAFFGAFAGFGIGNTVQANSVADALSANFHIAPWITGVVMMLLVGAVLMGGIKRIADVAGKLVPLMTIFYVVSGLAVLVVYIDDIPAAFALVVKSAFTPVAAQGGFAGAAVWAAIRYGVARGVFPTKPGLGSAPIAHAAAQTNNPVTQGLVAMLGTFIDTLVVCSITGLAIVVSGAWSSGENGAALTSYAFSHAFPIGNYVVAVALAIFAFTTILGWSFYSEKCVQFLFGVNAIKPFRLIFTLVVPIGAIAKLEFIWLLADTLNAMMALPNLIALLLLSPVVFRLTREYFTKQKALAAEKSV; encoded by the coding sequence ATGGAAGTCATAGTCTCGTTGGTCAATCAAATTAATTCACTGGTTTGGGGTGTGCCCATGCTGGTGATGATCCTCGGCGTAGGATTGTTTCTCTCGGTTGGTCTGAAATTAATGCCCGTGCTGAAGCTAGGTACTGGTTTTAAATTGCTTTGGTCGGGTCGTATTCCTGAAAAAGATGCCGATGTGAAAGGGCAGATCAGTCCCTTTAACGCTTTGATGACTTCGCTGTCAGCCACTATTGGTACCGGTAATATCGCGGGTGTGGCAACCGCCATTGCGGTGGGCGGCCCTGGTGCGTTGTTCTGGATGTGGTGTACCGCTCTGGTTGGTATGGCAACTAAGTTTTCTGAAGCCGTGCTGGCGGTGAAATACCGTGAAGAAGATGAACACGGCAACCATATCGGTGGGCCGATGTACTACATCAAGAATGGTCTGGGCAGTAAATGGACTTGGCTGGGCACTTTATTTGCCTTTTTCGGCGCTTTTGCTGGCTTTGGTATTGGTAATACGGTGCAGGCAAACTCTGTTGCTGACGCATTGTCTGCTAACTTTCACATTGCTCCCTGGATCACCGGGGTGGTGATGATGTTATTAGTCGGGGCAGTATTGATGGGCGGCATCAAACGCATTGCTGATGTTGCCGGCAAACTGGTACCGCTGATGACCATTTTTTACGTGGTGTCTGGCCTAGCGGTATTAGTGGTTTATATCGATGATATTCCTGCGGCGTTTGCGCTGGTGGTCAAAAGTGCTTTTACACCGGTAGCCGCGCAAGGCGGTTTCGCTGGGGCCGCGGTTTGGGCTGCTATCCGTTATGGGGTTGCCAGAGGGGTTTTTCCAACGAAGCCAGGCCTTGGTAGTGCGCCGATTGCGCATGCGGCCGCGCAGACCAATAACCCGGTCACGCAGGGGTTAGTGGCGATGCTCGGTACCTTTATTGATACCCTTGTTGTCTGTTCTATTACCGGCTTGGCCATTGTGGTTTCCGGTGCTTGGAGTTCAGGTGAAAACGGTGCTGCGCTGACATCTTATGCCTTCAGTCACGCCTTCCCTATTGGCAATTATGTGGTGGCGGTAGCCTTGGCCATATTTGCTTTTACCACCATTCTTGGCTGGAGTTTTTACAGCGAGAAATGTGTGCAGTTCTTGTTCGGTGTTAATGCCATCAAGCCGTTTCGTTTGATCTTTACGCTGGTGGTGCCTATTGGGGCGATTGCAAAACTGGAATTTATCTGGCTGCTGGCGGATACCCTCAATGCGATGATGGCATTGCCAAATCTGATCGCCTTGCTGCTGTTGAGCCCAGTAGTATTCCGCTTGACCCGCGAATATTTTACAAAGCAGAAAGCGTTGGCAGCAGAAAAATCAGTGTGA
- a CDS encoding glutamate-5-semialdehyde dehydrogenase — MSLITELAQAARNASRQLAILDSDSKNQVLQAMSSALRANQEVILAANLKDLDAAKANGLSEAMLDRLTLTPARINAMADGIDTIVKLADPVGLRRELGTRPNGIKVSKLRVPLGVVCMIYEARPNVTADAGALCFKSGNAVILRGGKEALGSSLAIAAVLQQVLRLFNLPEALITVVPDPDRALMLELLQQRQTIDLVIPRGGEGLINFVTDNSKIPVIQHFKGVCHLYVDRAADVEKALNLLLNGKTQRTGVCNALEGLLVHKEIAPVWLPIAAQALKDKGVKINCDAASAAYFAQPTVLTDEQFGAEYLGLEIAIRQVDSLDGAMNHIARFGSHHTEVICTEDLQAAAQFQQAVDASVVMVNASSRFSDGAELGLGAEIGIATTKLHAYGPMGLESLTTEKYLVNGAGQIRD, encoded by the coding sequence ATGAGTCTGATAACGGAATTAGCGCAAGCCGCCCGTAACGCCTCACGCCAATTGGCAATACTGGACAGTGACAGCAAAAACCAAGTGTTGCAAGCCATGAGCAGCGCCCTTAGAGCCAATCAAGAGGTGATTCTGGCAGCAAACCTGAAAGACTTAGACGCGGCCAAAGCCAACGGTTTAAGCGAGGCGATGCTTGATCGACTAACACTCACGCCTGCGCGGATCAACGCCATGGCCGATGGCATAGATACCATAGTCAAGCTTGCCGACCCGGTGGGGCTAAGGCGCGAACTGGGCACCCGCCCCAATGGCATCAAAGTCAGCAAATTACGGGTGCCGTTAGGCGTGGTTTGTATGATTTATGAGGCACGACCCAACGTCACGGCAGATGCCGGGGCGCTATGTTTTAAATCCGGCAATGCGGTGATCCTGCGTGGCGGCAAAGAGGCTCTGGGCTCCAGTCTGGCGATCGCCGCAGTGCTGCAACAGGTGCTCCGGCTATTTAATCTGCCAGAAGCCCTGATTACCGTGGTGCCCGATCCAGACCGCGCGTTAATGCTGGAATTACTGCAACAGCGACAAACCATCGATTTAGTCATTCCTCGCGGCGGTGAGGGGCTGATTAACTTTGTCACCGACAACAGCAAAATTCCGGTGATCCAGCATTTTAAAGGGGTTTGCCACCTATATGTTGACCGTGCGGCCGATGTGGAGAAAGCCCTGAACTTGCTGCTCAATGGCAAAACCCAGCGCACCGGTGTGTGTAACGCACTGGAAGGATTACTGGTGCATAAAGAGATTGCGCCAGTATGGCTGCCAATTGCTGCACAAGCCTTGAAAGATAAAGGGGTTAAGATCAATTGCGATGCGGCTTCTGCGGCTTATTTTGCACAGCCAACCGTGCTTACCGATGAGCAGTTCGGTGCAGAATATCTCGGTCTGGAGATTGCTATCCGCCAGGTGGATTCGCTCGATGGCGCCATGAATCATATCGCCCGTTTCGGTAGCCATCACACCGAAGTGATCTGCACCGAAGATCTGCAAGCCGCGGCGCAATTTCAACAAGCGGTCGATGCCTCGGTGGTGATGGTTAACGCCTCTTCCCGCTTCAGCGATGGGGCGGAGCTGGGACTCGGTGCCGAAATCGGTATCGCCACCACCAAACTGCATGCTTATGGGCCGATGGGGCTGGAATCACTGACCACCGAGAAATATCTGGTAAACGGCGCGGGCCAAATCCGCGACTGA
- a CDS encoding M4 family metallopeptidase — protein MKMTTLTAAMIAASTFAPTVLAASIVHLKPDATAAQSLAPSVSPAKALGLSDSQSFKEHKVKVGKHTKARMRQFHKGVEVYGVSMAADVSPMGVYSNLSGKYVSGLDTDVANITPAFNDKQAIALALKANHLQSAQRSQAKLYIWLDDSQQAHLVYLVDLFVSEPQPSRPFTIIDATSGEPLKQWQQLTYAQQATGPGGNEKTGEYFYGTDYGYLQVNDSCQMDNANVTTLDMNNRTNGSGTVVQFTCPDNPENYVNGAYSAENDAHYFGGVIFDMYSDWFNTSPLTFKLEMRVHYGRSYENAFWDGTGMTFGDGATTFYPLVSLDVSAHEVSHGFTEQNSSLIYSGESGGINEAFSDMAGEAAEYYMKGSNDWMVGAEIFKGSGALRYMDQPSRDGISIDSANDYYSGLDVHYSSGVFNRAFYLLATSSGWDTQKAFEVFVKANQLYWNANSGFDDAACGVSQAATDLGYSASDVETAFAGVDVDASCNTTTPPPATTGELLNGQPVSGISGASGSEQRWTFAVPSGVQTVTISTSGGSGDVDLYVKYGSEPTSSSYDCRPYRSGNTESCSFRRPSAGTFYIMLKGYSAYSGVTLTGSY, from the coding sequence ATGAAAATGACAACACTCACAGCAGCCATGATAGCTGCCTCCACCTTCGCCCCCACTGTACTTGCCGCATCCATTGTGCACCTAAAGCCTGATGCAACAGCCGCCCAGTCGCTAGCGCCGTCTGTTAGCCCAGCTAAAGCACTGGGACTATCTGACAGTCAGAGTTTTAAAGAGCACAAGGTCAAGGTTGGCAAACATACCAAGGCACGAATGCGTCAGTTCCATAAAGGCGTAGAGGTTTACGGTGTGTCGATGGCGGCTGATGTCAGCCCAATGGGGGTTTACTCCAACCTGTCGGGTAAATATGTCAGTGGGTTAGATACTGATGTTGCGAATATCACTCCAGCATTTAATGACAAACAAGCGATTGCCTTGGCGCTGAAAGCCAACCATTTACAGAGTGCCCAACGCAGTCAGGCAAAGCTCTATATCTGGCTGGATGATAGCCAGCAAGCTCATCTGGTTTATCTGGTGGATTTGTTTGTTTCAGAGCCACAACCTAGCCGACCTTTTACCATCATTGATGCCACCAGTGGTGAGCCCCTGAAACAATGGCAACAGCTGACTTATGCCCAACAGGCAACAGGTCCAGGTGGCAATGAAAAGACCGGTGAATACTTCTACGGTACTGACTATGGATATTTGCAGGTCAATGACAGTTGCCAAATGGATAACGCCAATGTCACAACGCTGGATATGAACAATCGCACGAACGGCAGCGGCACCGTAGTGCAGTTTACGTGTCCTGATAACCCGGAAAATTATGTGAATGGCGCCTACTCTGCCGAAAATGATGCGCACTATTTCGGTGGCGTGATCTTTGATATGTATTCTGACTGGTTCAACACGTCACCGCTGACATTCAAGCTGGAAATGCGTGTGCACTATGGCCGAAGCTATGAAAATGCCTTCTGGGACGGTACTGGCATGACTTTCGGTGATGGCGCTACCACTTTCTACCCATTGGTCAGTCTTGATGTTTCTGCCCATGAAGTATCTCACGGCTTCACTGAGCAGAACTCAAGTCTCATCTATTCCGGGGAAAGCGGTGGTATCAATGAAGCTTTCTCAGATATGGCCGGTGAAGCTGCTGAATATTATATGAAAGGCAGTAACGACTGGATGGTCGGAGCCGAGATATTTAAGGGCAGCGGTGCACTGCGCTATATGGATCAGCCGAGTCGTGACGGCATATCCATCGACAGTGCCAACGATTACTACAGTGGACTGGATGTCCATTATAGCTCCGGCGTATTTAACCGGGCCTTTTATCTGCTGGCAACAAGCAGCGGCTGGGATACGCAAAAGGCTTTTGAAGTTTTTGTAAAGGCCAACCAGCTATACTGGAACGCTAACTCTGGCTTTGATGATGCCGCGTGTGGGGTGTCGCAAGCAGCAACAGATCTGGGCTACAGTGCCAGCGATGTAGAGACCGCTTTTGCTGGCGTAGATGTGGATGCAAGCTGTAATACCACCACCCCGCCACCCGCCACAACTGGTGAGCTGCTCAACGGACAACCGGTTAGCGGGATCTCAGGTGCCAGCGGTTCTGAACAACGCTGGACGTTTGCCGTACCTTCTGGAGTTCAAACGGTGACTATCTCTACCAGTGGTGGCAGCGGTGATGTGGATCTGTATGTGAAATACGGCAGTGAACCTACCAGTAGCAGCTATGATTGTCGTCCGTATCGAAGTGGTAACACCGAAAGTTGTAGCTTCAGGCGTCCAAGTGCAGGAACCTTTTACATCATGTTGAAGGGGTACTCAGCGTATTCTGGCGTAACCCTGACGGGTTCTTACTGA
- a CDS encoding metalloregulator ArsR/SmtB family transcription factor, translating to MEPSVFFKAMADDTRLCCLLLIQQQGELCVCELTAALAQSQPKVSRHLAQLRNQGILQDRRQGQWVFYRFDEALPSWCRQVLVATLQDNQAMLAAPIERLHAMHWRPERCCAAAACGD from the coding sequence ATGGAACCAAGCGTATTTTTCAAAGCGATGGCGGATGACACCCGTTTGTGTTGTTTGTTGCTGATCCAGCAACAGGGCGAGCTATGTGTATGTGAGCTGACAGCGGCGTTAGCACAGAGCCAACCCAAAGTATCTAGGCATCTGGCACAACTGCGTAATCAGGGGATCTTGCAGGATCGTCGTCAAGGTCAATGGGTGTTTTATCGCTTTGATGAGGCTCTGCCCAGTTGGTGCCGACAAGTCCTGGTGGCGACCTTGCAAGACAATCAAGCCATGCTGGCAGCACCAATTGAACGACTGCATGCGATGCACTGGCGCCCAGAACGTTGCTGCGCTGCGGCCGCTTGTGGTGATTGA
- a CDS encoding phosphoribosylaminoimidazolesuccinocarboxamide synthase — translation MGLADSVLAVNNDLPIRTDKPVHSGKVRSVYWLTEADSARLIQEQGYPVPADTPLAIMVISDRISAFDCIFHGEGGLQGIPGKGAALNAISNHWFGLFKQQGLADSHILDIPHPLVWIVQKARPIKVEAIIRQYITGSMWRAYEKGERQFCGITLPEGLQKDQKLPELLLTPSTKGILKGIPGVPEQDDVNVSRADLEANWQAFGFEKPEDIALYEQLLKQGFAVISKALSDIDQIFVDTKFEFGYVTDNNGNSKLIYMDEVGTPDSSRIWEGAAYREGKILENSKEGFRQFLLHHFPDPDILLNKKRMPEREALARDNDLPLDAMMAVSKTYIGVAEKVTGKPITLSANPKAEIIEILKSRYGLVD, via the coding sequence ATGGGTCTTGCTGATTCCGTTTTAGCCGTTAATAACGACCTGCCTATCCGTACCGACAAGCCGGTGCATAGTGGCAAAGTCCGTAGTGTTTACTGGTTAACTGAGGCTGACAGTGCCCGGTTAATCCAAGAACAAGGTTATCCAGTACCGGCCGACACGCCGCTGGCAATCATGGTGATCAGCGACCGTATCTCTGCCTTCGACTGTATTTTTCATGGTGAAGGTGGGTTGCAGGGGATCCCCGGCAAAGGCGCAGCCTTGAATGCCATCTCCAACCACTGGTTCGGCCTGTTTAAACAACAAGGGCTGGCGGATAGTCATATTCTGGATATTCCGCATCCATTGGTGTGGATTGTACAGAAAGCCCGGCCCATCAAAGTTGAAGCGATTATCCGTCAGTACATTACTGGCTCAATGTGGCGCGCTTACGAAAAAGGTGAACGGCAATTCTGCGGCATCACCCTGCCAGAAGGTCTGCAAAAAGATCAAAAATTGCCAGAGTTGCTGCTCACCCCATCAACTAAAGGCATTTTGAAAGGCATTCCCGGTGTGCCAGAGCAGGACGATGTTAACGTCAGCCGTGCCGACCTAGAAGCCAACTGGCAGGCATTTGGTTTTGAAAAACCTGAAGATATTGCCTTGTACGAGCAACTGCTGAAACAAGGTTTTGCGGTAATCTCCAAAGCACTGAGCGACATTGACCAGATCTTTGTTGATACCAAGTTTGAGTTTGGCTATGTCACCGATAATAATGGCAACTCCAAGCTGATCTACATGGATGAAGTCGGTACCCCTGACTCTTCCCGAATTTGGGAAGGTGCGGCCTACCGAGAAGGCAAAATTCTGGAAAACTCCAAAGAAGGCTTCCGGCAATTTCTGCTGCACCACTTCCCAGACCCAGACATTCTGCTGAACAAAAAGCGCATGCCTGAGCGTGAAGCCTTAGCGCGGGATAATGACTTGCCGTTAGACGCGATGATGGCGGTTTCCAAAACCTACATTGGTGTTGCCGAAAAAGTCACTGGCAAACCCATTACCCTATCAGCGAACCCCAAAGCCGAGATTATTGAGATCCTCAAGAGTCGCTATGGCTTGGTAGACTGA
- a CDS encoding MBL fold metallo-hydrolase RNA specificity domain-containing protein, producing MTMTLQCLGATGEVTGSCHLLELNGAQLLLDCGLIQGGKKDELRNHEPFAFDPHTITAVVLSHAHIDHSGRLPLLMKRGYDGPIYTQKATAELCAFMLRDAASLQQRQLERENEKRLKQDLPPLVPLFDEQDVDMVLQHFVPLEYGVRFEPVPGISVCLSDAGHILGSAILELWLDDGTCQKKLVFSGDLGRAGMPILRDPTLIDDADLVLMESTYGDRCHRSWQATIDELKAIFAKALSESRGNILIPAFSVGRAQELLYLFHLYAKEWDLSRWQICLDSPMAIEATKVYVRNYPLMDEDFRHFVQFNPGNHPLLSKVQFIQSTEESKALNHIHQGLIIIAGSGMCNGGRIRSHLAHNLFRSECDIIICGFQARGTPGRLLVDGATELTVHGESVPVNALIHTVGGLSAHADQQELLRWYRHFNNAPPLLLVHGEPTAQETLQQVLREEGNAEVVIVNLADKMDLTQLPHLAWLN from the coding sequence ATGACTATGACGCTGCAATGCTTGGGAGCCACAGGAGAAGTAACGGGTTCCTGTCACCTACTGGAACTGAATGGTGCGCAGCTATTGCTGGATTGCGGTTTAATCCAGGGCGGTAAAAAAGACGAGCTGCGTAACCACGAACCTTTCGCATTTGACCCACATACTATTACGGCGGTGGTGCTCAGCCACGCGCACATTGACCATTCTGGTCGTCTGCCCTTATTGATGAAACGCGGTTATGACGGCCCCATTTATACTCAAAAAGCGACTGCGGAGCTATGTGCTTTTATGCTGCGCGATGCGGCATCGTTGCAACAGCGCCAGCTCGAAAGGGAAAATGAAAAGCGCTTAAAACAGGATCTGCCGCCATTGGTGCCGCTGTTTGATGAGCAAGATGTCGATATGGTCTTGCAGCATTTTGTACCACTGGAATACGGCGTACGTTTTGAACCTGTCCCCGGTATCAGCGTGTGCTTGAGTGATGCCGGACATATTCTTGGTTCAGCGATATTGGAGCTGTGGCTGGACGATGGTACCTGTCAGAAAAAACTGGTGTTCAGTGGCGATCTCGGGCGCGCCGGCATGCCAATTTTACGCGATCCTACCTTAATCGATGACGCGGATCTGGTGTTGATGGAAAGCACTTATGGCGACCGTTGTCACCGGAGTTGGCAGGCCACAATCGATGAGTTGAAGGCTATTTTTGCCAAGGCGCTCAGTGAAAGTCGCGGCAATATTCTAATCCCGGCCTTTTCAGTCGGGCGCGCGCAGGAGTTGCTGTACCTCTTCCACCTTTATGCTAAAGAGTGGGATCTCAGCCGTTGGCAAATCTGCCTCGACAGCCCCATGGCCATTGAGGCCACGAAAGTATATGTGCGTAATTATCCCTTGATGGATGAAGATTTCCGCCATTTTGTGCAGTTCAATCCTGGTAATCATCCATTACTCAGTAAGGTGCAGTTTATCCAGAGCACCGAAGAATCCAAGGCATTGAACCATATTCATCAGGGGCTGATTATCATTGCTGGCAGCGGCATGTGTAACGGTGGTCGCATTCGCAGCCATCTGGCACATAACCTGTTCCGTTCTGAGTGTGACATTATCATCTGTGGCTTCCAGGCGCGGGGAACTCCCGGGCGTTTGTTAGTCGATGGTGCCACTGAGTTAACTGTGCATGGTGAAAGTGTGCCAGTAAATGCGTTGATCCATACGGTTGGTGGATTGTCAGCCCATGCCGATCAGCAGGAGTTATTACGCTGGTATCGCCATTTCAACAATGCTCCGCCACTCTTACTGGTGCACGGCGAACCAACCGCACAGGAAACGCTGCAACAGGTATTGCGTGAGGAAGGCAATGCCGAGGTAGTCATTGTTAATCTGGCTGACAAGATGGATTTGACACAGTTGCCCCATTTAGCTTGGCTGAATTGA
- a CDS encoding thioredoxin family protein, which yields MKKIIVLGSGCTKCVKTAELIAEVVKEQGVAATVSKETNPEVIMGYGVMSTPAVVIDEQVVHSGSMPQKAQIEAWLAK from the coding sequence ATGAAAAAGATCATTGTGTTAGGAAGTGGTTGTACTAAATGTGTCAAAACCGCAGAGCTGATTGCTGAAGTGGTGAAAGAACAAGGTGTTGCTGCTACCGTCAGCAAAGAAACCAACCCAGAAGTGATCATGGGTTACGGTGTGATGAGCACCCCGGCCGTGGTCATCGATGAACAGGTAGTGCACAGCGGTTCTATGCCACAGAAAGCACAGATTGAAGCTTGGTTGGCCAAATAA
- the putP gene encoding sodium/proline symporter PutP has product MDNSTYIALAIYFLVMLAIGLFAYRNSTDDISGYILGGRKVSPQVTALSAGASDMSGWMLMGLPGAMFVQGFNTIWIALGLLIGALFNYLLVAPRLRVYTVEADDALTLPDFFSKRFGLNNGAVRMVSAAVIILFFTLYTSSGLVAGGKLFETAFHLNYQVGLLVTVGVVVAYTLLGGFLAVSMTDFVQGCIMFVALVLVPYVAYEQFDSTQDMLLNARSTIASLSDSMSHISLLTIVSSLAWGLGYFGQPHIIVRFMAIRSVKDIKLARNIGMGWMLVTIIGALATGLVGVAYVHKFGLELKDPETIFIVFSQILFHPLITGFLLAAILAAVMSTISSQLLVSSSSLTEDVYRALFHQDIDEKKLVNIGRFGVFAVAAVATLLAMDRSSSILDLVSNAWAGFGAAFGPLVLFSLFWHKMNHTAAVSSIVAGAVTVLVWIYAPVLPDGKTLSSVIYEIVPGFLVSSATIILVSHFGKDPSKAVQKTFHATNEKLQELS; this is encoded by the coding sequence ATGGATAATTCAACCTATATTGCTTTGGCCATCTACTTTTTGGTCATGTTAGCGATAGGCCTGTTTGCCTATCGCAACTCCACGGATGATATTTCTGGCTACATTCTTGGAGGACGTAAAGTCAGCCCTCAGGTAACCGCGCTGTCGGCAGGCGCTTCCGATATGAGCGGCTGGATGTTGATGGGCTTACCCGGCGCAATGTTTGTGCAGGGATTCAATACTATCTGGATAGCGCTAGGACTGCTGATTGGCGCGTTATTTAACTATTTATTGGTCGCCCCACGTTTGCGGGTTTATACCGTAGAAGCCGATGATGCCCTCACCTTACCGGACTTTTTCAGCAAGCGTTTCGGTTTGAACAACGGTGCGGTGCGGATGGTTTCGGCCGCCGTTATCATTCTGTTTTTCACCCTGTATACCTCTTCCGGTTTGGTGGCGGGTGGCAAATTGTTTGAAACTGCCTTCCATCTGAATTACCAAGTAGGGCTGCTGGTCACTGTCGGCGTCGTGGTGGCTTATACCTTGTTGGGCGGCTTTCTCGCGGTGAGTATGACCGACTTTGTCCAGGGTTGTATCATGTTTGTCGCACTGGTACTGGTGCCTTATGTGGCCTACGAACAGTTTGATAGCACCCAAGATATGTTGCTCAATGCCCGCAGCACCATCGCTTCGCTCTCCGATTCTATGAGCCACATCAGTTTGCTGACTATCGTTTCGAGTCTGGCATGGGGACTCGGCTATTTCGGCCAGCCGCATATCATAGTGCGCTTTATGGCGATCCGTTCGGTAAAAGACATCAAACTTGCTCGCAACATAGGTATGGGCTGGATGCTGGTCACCATTATTGGGGCGTTGGCAACTGGGCTGGTAGGTGTCGCTTATGTGCATAAATTTGGGCTAGAGCTAAAAGACCCAGAAACCATTTTTATCGTATTTTCGCAGATTTTGTTCCACCCGCTGATCACCGGCTTCCTGCTGGCCGCTATTTTGGCGGCAGTCATGAGTACCATTTCCAGCCAGTTGCTAGTGTCGTCCAGCTCCCTGACCGAAGATGTGTATCGCGCCCTATTCCATCAAGATATTGACGAGAAAAAACTGGTTAACATCGGCCGCTTTGGGGTATTTGCGGTAGCCGCCGTTGCTACCCTGCTAGCAATGGATCGCTCTAGCAGCATTTTGGATCTGGTAAGCAACGCCTGGGCAGGTTTCGGCGCTGCGTTCGGGCCGTTAGTGCTGTTCAGCCTGTTCTGGCACAAGATGAACCACACGGCGGCAGTGTCCAGCATTGTCGCTGGCGCCGTGACTGTACTGGTGTGGATTTATGCACCGGTTTTACCGGACGGTAAAACCCTTTCCAGCGTGATCTATGAAATAGTGCCAGGCTTCTTAGTCAGTTCCGCCACTATCATTCTGGTGAGCCATTTCGGTAAAGACCCTTCTAAAGCGGTGCAAAAAACCTTTCACGCGACGAATGAGAAATTGCAGGAGCTCAGTTAG